The Pseudomonas extremaustralis genome contains a region encoding:
- a CDS encoding PAS domain-containing hybrid sensor histidine kinase/response regulator: MACTSTRPLPGSPLPEADVDLLAQVAQLQQDNHKLARINAALIERIESGMSQGNNPYTTFQHSVVLAEQVRERTDALNQAMAELKASNHLLINAQLRAETLRGEQAAAQKAQESERWIRLITDHVPALIGYLNADLVYEFTNKVYEEWYCWPRGMMLGLSLREVHSEEHCQRLDAYVSRALAGESVTFEFAETNINNQERYMLRSYVPNMLASGEVVGIFVLIRDITERRRTAEALHQAYQHLEQRVSQRTSELTALNDQLLKEIDERRRMETRLREAKLEAEQANLSKTKFLAAVSHDLLQPLNAARLFTSALLERPSETLVRNVSNSLEDVENLLGTLVDISKLDAGVIKADIAPFALSELLDNLAAEYTELARSEGLELHFVGCSALVRSDIQLLARILRNLLSNALRYTYKGRVVLGCRRQHQRLSIQVWDSGMGIAEERLEEIFQEFKRGDVQRPDQDRGLGLGLAIVEKIAGILGHRISVRSWPGKGSMFSVEVPLSATAPTPLPIPTMSDAMLERLQGARVWVLDNDAAICAGMRTLLEGWGCRVVTALSEQDLARQVDNYHAEADLLIADYHLDDDQNGVDAVARINARRGQAIPALMITANYSNELKQQIRELGHTLMHKPVRPMKLKTAMSHLLGRP; the protein is encoded by the coding sequence ATGGCATGCACATCAACCAGACCTTTACCGGGGTCGCCATTGCCCGAGGCCGACGTTGACCTGCTGGCCCAGGTTGCCCAACTGCAACAGGACAACCACAAGCTGGCGCGCATCAATGCGGCGTTGATCGAGCGCATCGAATCCGGCATGAGCCAGGGCAACAACCCCTACACCACCTTCCAGCATTCGGTGGTGCTGGCCGAGCAAGTGCGCGAACGCACCGACGCGCTGAACCAGGCGATGGCTGAGCTCAAGGCCAGCAACCACCTGCTGATCAACGCCCAATTGCGCGCCGAAACCCTGCGCGGCGAGCAGGCGGCCGCGCAAAAGGCCCAGGAAAGCGAACGCTGGATCCGCCTGATCACCGACCATGTGCCGGCCCTGATCGGCTACCTGAATGCCGACCTGGTCTACGAGTTCACCAACAAAGTCTACGAAGAATGGTACTGCTGGCCGCGCGGCATGATGCTCGGGCTGAGCCTGCGCGAAGTCCACAGCGAGGAGCATTGCCAGCGCCTGGATGCCTATGTCTCCCGCGCCCTGGCCGGGGAGAGCGTGACCTTCGAGTTCGCCGAAACCAACATCAACAACCAGGAGCGCTACATGCTGCGCTCCTATGTGCCGAACATGTTGGCCAGCGGCGAAGTGGTGGGGATCTTTGTGCTGATCCGCGACATTACCGAACGGCGCCGCACCGCCGAAGCCTTGCACCAGGCCTATCAGCACCTGGAGCAGCGCGTGTCCCAGCGCACCTCGGAACTGACCGCGCTCAATGATCAATTGTTGAAAGAGATCGACGAGCGCCGGCGCATGGAAACCCGTCTGCGCGAAGCCAAGCTGGAGGCCGAGCAGGCCAACCTGTCGAAGACCAAATTCCTCGCGGCCGTCAGCCATGACCTGCTGCAACCGCTCAACGCCGCGCGCCTGTTCACCAGCGCCTTGCTGGAACGCCCCAGCGAAACTCTGGTGCGCAACGTGAGCAACTCCCTGGAAGACGTGGAAAACCTGCTGGGTACCCTGGTGGATATTTCCAAGCTCGATGCCGGCGTGATCAAGGCCGATATCGCGCCGTTCGCCCTCAGTGAACTGCTCGACAACCTGGCGGCGGAATACACCGAACTGGCCCGTAGCGAAGGCTTGGAGTTGCACTTCGTCGGCTGTTCGGCCCTGGTGCGCAGCGATATCCAACTGCTGGCGCGGATCCTGCGCAACCTGTTGAGCAATGCCTTGCGCTACACCTACAAGGGCCGTGTGGTGCTGGGCTGTCGGCGTCAGCATCAGCGTTTGTCGATCCAGGTGTGGGACAGCGGCATGGGCATCGCCGAGGAGCGCCTGGAGGAGATTTTCCAGGAGTTCAAGCGCGGCGATGTGCAGCGTCCCGACCAGGATCGCGGGCTCGGCCTGGGGCTGGCGATCGTGGAGAAAATCGCCGGGATTCTCGGGCACCGCATCAGTGTCAGGTCCTGGCCGGGCAAGGGTTCGATGTTTTCCGTGGAAGTGCCGTTGAGCGCCACCGCACCGACCCCTCTGCCGATACCGACCATGAGCGACGCGATGCTCGAACGCCTGCAAGGCGCGCGGGTGTGGGTGCTGGATAACGACGCGGCGATCTGCGCGGGCATGCGCACTTTGCTTGAAGGCTGGGGGTGCCGGGTGGTGACGGCGTTGTCGGAACAGGACCTGGCACGGCAGGTGGACAACTACCATGCCGAGGCGGATCTGCTGATCGCCGACTACCACCTCGACGACGACCAGAACGGCGTGGACGCCGTGGCCCGCATCAACGCCCGGCGCGGCCAGGCCATCCCGGCGCTGATGATCACCGCCAACTACAGCAATGAGCTCAAGCAGCAGATTCGCGAGTTGGGGCATACCCTGATGCACAAGCCGGTGCGGCCAATGAAACTCAAGACCGCCATGAGCCACCTGCTCGGCCGGCCCTGA
- the bkdR gene encoding Bkd operon transcriptional regulator BkdR: MRKLDRTDIGILNALQENARITNADLARSVNLSPTPCFNRVKAMEELGLIREQVTLLDADLLGLHVNVFIHVSLEKQNELALQQFEGAISDRPEVMECYLMAGDPDYLIRVLVPTIQALERFMMDFLTKVPGVANIRSSFALKQVRYKTALPLPPGGLMV; the protein is encoded by the coding sequence ATGCGCAAACTGGACCGTACCGATATCGGCATTCTCAACGCCCTGCAGGAGAATGCGCGGATCACCAACGCTGACCTCGCCCGCTCGGTCAACCTGTCGCCCACGCCGTGCTTCAACCGGGTCAAGGCCATGGAGGAACTGGGTCTGATCCGCGAGCAGGTCACGCTGCTCGACGCCGACCTGCTGGGGCTGCACGTCAATGTGTTTATCCATGTGAGCCTGGAAAAGCAGAATGAACTGGCGTTGCAGCAGTTCGAAGGGGCGATTTCCGACCGGCCCGAGGTGATGGAGTGCTACCTGATGGCCGGCGATCCGGACTACCTGATCCGCGTGCTGGTGCCGACGATCCAGGCGCTGGAACGTTTCATGATGGACTTTCTGACCAAGGTGCCGGGGGTGGCGAATATCCGCTCGAGTTTTGCGCTCAAGCAAGTGCGCTACAAGACCGCATTGCCACTGCCACCGGGTGGATTGATGGTCTGA
- a CDS encoding 3-methyl-2-oxobutanoate dehydrogenase (2-methylpropanoyl-transferring) subunit alpha, with translation MNQPYAPLRLHVPEPSGRPGCKTDFTYLRLTDAGLVRKPSIDVEPADTADLAKGLIRVLDDQGQALGPWAEGVPVEILRRGMRAMLKTRIFDNRMVVAQRQKKMSFYMQSLGEEAIGSAQALALNIDDMCFPTYRQQSILMARDVPLVDLICQLLSNEHDPLKGRQLPIMYSVKDAGFFTISGNLATQFVQGVGWGMASAIKGDTKIASAWIGDGATAESDFHTALTFAHVYRAPVILNVVNNQWAISTFQAIAGGEATTFAGRGVGCGIASLRVDGNDFIAVYAASAWAAERARRNLGPTLIEWVTYRAGPHSTSDDPSKYRPADDWSHFPLGDPIARLKQHLIKIGQWSEEEHAAVSAELEAEVIAAQKQAEQYGTLAGGQIPSAATMFEDVYKEMPEHLKRQRQELGI, from the coding sequence ATGAACCAGCCGTATGCACCATTGCGCCTGCACGTTCCCGAACCCTCGGGCCGCCCAGGCTGCAAGACCGACTTTACCTACCTGCGTCTGACCGACGCCGGCCTGGTGCGCAAACCCAGCATCGACGTCGAACCCGCCGACACCGCCGACCTGGCCAAGGGCCTGATCCGCGTGCTCGACGACCAGGGCCAGGCCCTCGGCCCCTGGGCTGAAGGCGTCCCCGTCGAGATCCTGCGCCGCGGCATGCGCGCCATGCTCAAGACGCGCATCTTCGACAACCGCATGGTGGTCGCCCAGCGTCAGAAAAAAATGTCGTTCTACATGCAAAGCCTTGGCGAAGAAGCCATTGGCAGCGCCCAGGCCCTGGCCTTGAACATCGACGACATGTGCTTTCCCACCTACCGCCAGCAAAGCATCCTGATGGCCCGCGACGTGCCGCTGGTGGACCTGATCTGCCAACTGCTGTCCAACGAGCACGACCCGCTCAAGGGCCGCCAGTTACCGATCATGTATTCGGTGAAAGACGCCGGTTTCTTTACCATTTCCGGCAACCTCGCCACCCAATTCGTACAGGGTGTGGGCTGGGGCATGGCCTCGGCGATCAAAGGCGATACCAAGATCGCCTCGGCCTGGATCGGCGACGGCGCCACCGCCGAATCGGACTTCCACACCGCCCTCACCTTCGCCCACGTGTACCGCGCGCCGGTGATTCTCAACGTGGTCAACAACCAGTGGGCCATCTCCACCTTCCAGGCCATCGCTGGCGGTGAAGCCACCACCTTCGCCGGACGCGGCGTCGGCTGCGGCATCGCCTCCCTGCGCGTGGACGGCAACGACTTCATCGCGGTATACGCCGCCTCCGCCTGGGCCGCCGAACGCGCGCGGCGCAACCTCGGCCCGACGCTGATCGAGTGGGTCACCTACCGCGCCGGTCCGCACTCCACCTCCGACGATCCGTCCAAATACCGCCCGGCCGACGACTGGAGCCACTTCCCCCTGGGCGACCCGATTGCGCGCCTCAAGCAGCACCTGATCAAGATCGGCCAGTGGTCCGAAGAGGAACACGCGGCCGTCAGTGCCGAGCTGGAAGCCGAGGTCATCGCGGCGCAAAAACAAGCCGAACAGTACGGCACCCTCGCCGGCGGCCAGATTCCAAGCGCCGCGACCATGTTCGAAGACGTCTACAAAGAGATGCCGGAGCACTTGAAGCGCCAGCGTCAAGAGTTGGGGATCTGA
- a CDS encoding ABC transporter permease: protein MNAYWQCLRGIVLREWLRFVLQRTRFLSALVRPLLWLLVFAAGFRAALGISVIEPYDTYIPYEVYIIPGLACMILLFNGMQGSLSMVYDREMGSMRVLLTSPLPRTFLLCSKLLATALISLLQVYGFLAIAWIYGVQPPAMGLLIALPALLLVALMLSALGLLLSNAIRQLENFAGVMNFVIFPLFFMSSALYPLWKMRDSSEWLYWLCAINPFTHAVELVRFALYERFAGLALAVCLGLTMLFALLAVLTFNPQHAALRKKG, encoded by the coding sequence ATGAACGCTTACTGGCAATGCTTGCGCGGCATCGTGCTGCGCGAATGGCTGCGCTTTGTGTTGCAGCGCACGCGGTTTCTCAGCGCCCTGGTGCGCCCGCTGCTGTGGCTGCTGGTATTCGCCGCCGGCTTTCGCGCCGCGCTGGGTATCTCGGTGATCGAACCCTACGACACCTACATCCCCTACGAGGTCTACATCATCCCTGGGCTGGCCTGCATGATCCTGCTGTTCAACGGCATGCAGGGGTCGCTGTCAATGGTCTACGACCGCGAGATGGGCAGCATGCGCGTGCTGCTGACCAGCCCGCTGCCGCGCACGTTTTTGCTGTGCAGCAAGTTGCTCGCCACCGCGCTGATTTCGCTGTTGCAGGTGTACGGCTTCCTGGCGATTGCCTGGATCTACGGCGTGCAACCGCCGGCCATGGGCCTGCTGATCGCCCTGCCCGCCTTGCTGCTGGTGGCATTGATGCTCAGCGCCCTGGGCCTGTTGCTGTCGAATGCGATCCGCCAACTGGAGAACTTCGCCGGGGTGATGAATTTCGTGATCTTCCCGCTGTTCTTCATGTCGTCGGCGCTGTACCCGTTGTGGAAAATGCGCGACTCCAGCGAGTGGCTGTATTGGCTGTGCGCAATCAACCCCTTCACCCACGCCGTCGAACTGGTGCGCTTTGCCCTCTATGAACGTTTCGCCGGCCTGGCCCTGGCGGTGTGCCTGGGCTTGACAATGCTGTTCGCGCTGTTGGCGGTGCTGACCTTCAACCCCCAACATGCGGCGTTGCGCAAAAAGGGCTGA
- a CDS encoding ABC transporter ATP-binding protein, whose amino-acid sequence MNALDVHALSFAYGARQALHEVSFSLAPGRFAALLGPNGAGKSTLIALLTRLYDLQSGDIRVGGHSLRDAPRAALTQLGVVFQQSTLDLDLSVEQNLRYHAALHGLSRRQTSLRVDAELARQALSERRREKVRELNGGHRRRVEIARALLHEPRLLLLDEASVGLDPASRLALNQHVRSLCLEQGISVLWTTHLLDEVQADDALMILHQGHLVASGQVDALIEQQGGDLGSVFARLTRPSATGAAA is encoded by the coding sequence ATGAATGCCCTCGATGTGCACGCCCTGAGCTTCGCCTATGGCGCCCGCCAGGCCTTGCATGAGGTGAGTTTCAGCCTGGCACCGGGGCGCTTTGCCGCGTTGCTGGGGCCCAACGGCGCCGGCAAATCCACCTTGATCGCCCTGCTCACGCGGCTGTATGACCTGCAAAGCGGCGACATCCGCGTCGGCGGCCATTCCCTGCGCGACGCACCGCGCGCGGCCCTCACCCAACTGGGCGTGGTGTTCCAGCAAAGCACCCTGGACCTGGACTTGAGCGTCGAACAGAACCTGCGCTACCACGCCGCGCTGCATGGCTTGTCGCGGCGCCAGACCAGCCTGCGGGTGGACGCCGAACTGGCGCGCCAGGCCCTCAGCGAACGGCGCCGCGAAAAAGTCCGCGAGCTCAACGGCGGGCACCGGCGCCGCGTGGAAATCGCCCGGGCGTTGCTGCATGAACCGCGCTTGCTGCTGCTCGATGAAGCCAGCGTCGGCCTCGACCCCGCCAGCCGCCTGGCGCTGAACCAGCACGTGCGCAGCCTGTGCCTCGAACAAGGCATCAGCGTGCTGTGGACCACTCACCTGCTCGATGAAGTGCAGGCCGACGACGCCTTGATGATTCTGCATCAGGGCCACTTGGTGGCCAGCGGGCAAGTCGACGCCCTGATCGAACAACAAGGCGGCGACCTGGGCAGCGTCTTCGCGCGCCTGACCCGCCCCAGCGCCACGGGAGCCGCCGCATGA
- a CDS encoding porin, which yields MHNNKNLPLRLLPAFVLGLGLSPFANAEIMLYDKDDTTFSTDGYINAFYVNSNVDRAGDQYDRRQARVKMGFLPNYLGFNMGKQVDDLKLGARASFWVTINDSQTNGTDTAIDVRQFYGTVANPEWGEVLIGKDFGLFARSNILLDELLAGYGQVSDSLGLVDGGGVSFGNIGSGYPYPFPTSQITYRTPVMDGLRVAVGILDPVDTNNSSPQGKAYQKNPRTESEITYQFELGGAKIYSWLNGSYQTSDNTDSNVDSVTSKGVGYGVQAKMGGLSLTGSGFQAKGINPFFTNNAGEATLRNVDSNGYLLQGSYKLDKNRLALSYGKTKDDGNGVVGSGADYDTRGIALFHDVNANLTLVAEYNQFRIKGHDTSAQNEDTNTFAVGAVLTW from the coding sequence ATGCATAACAATAAGAATCTCCCCCTGCGTCTGTTACCTGCTTTTGTCCTCGGTCTCGGTCTGAGCCCGTTCGCCAACGCCGAGATCATGCTGTACGACAAAGACGACACCACGTTTTCCACCGATGGCTACATCAACGCCTTCTACGTCAACAGCAATGTGGACCGTGCCGGCGACCAATACGACCGCCGCCAGGCGCGGGTGAAGATGGGCTTTTTGCCCAACTACCTGGGCTTCAACATGGGCAAGCAGGTCGACGACCTCAAGCTCGGCGCCCGTGCGTCGTTCTGGGTGACCATCAACGACAGCCAGACCAACGGCACCGATACTGCCATCGATGTGCGCCAGTTCTACGGCACCGTGGCCAACCCGGAATGGGGCGAAGTGCTGATCGGTAAGGACTTCGGCCTGTTCGCCCGCTCCAACATCCTGCTCGATGAACTGTTGGCCGGTTACGGCCAGGTCAGCGACAGCCTTGGCCTGGTGGATGGCGGCGGGGTGTCGTTCGGCAATATCGGCAGCGGTTATCCGTACCCGTTCCCGACCTCGCAGATCACCTACCGCACCCCGGTGATGGACGGCCTGCGCGTCGCCGTGGGCATCCTCGACCCGGTGGACACCAACAACAGCAGCCCCCAGGGCAAGGCCTATCAGAAGAACCCGCGCACCGAGAGCGAGATCACCTACCAGTTCGAACTGGGCGGGGCGAAGATCTACAGCTGGCTCAACGGCAGCTACCAGACTTCGGACAACACCGACTCCAACGTCGACAGCGTCACCTCCAAGGGCGTGGGCTACGGCGTGCAGGCGAAAATGGGCGGCTTGTCCCTGACCGGTTCGGGCTTCCAGGCCAAGGGCATCAACCCGTTCTTCACCAACAACGCCGGCGAAGCCACCCTGCGCAATGTCGACAGCAACGGCTACTTGCTGCAAGGCTCCTACAAGCTGGACAAGAACCGCCTGGCGTTGTCCTACGGCAAGACCAAGGACGACGGCAACGGCGTGGTGGGCAGCGGCGCGGATTACGACACCCGTGGGATTGCGCTGTTTCACGACGTCAACGCCAACCTGACGCTGGTGGCCGAGTACAACCAGTTCCGGATCAAGGGGCATGACACCAGCGCGCAAAACGAAGACACCAACACCTTCGCCGTCGGCGCCGTCCTCACCTGGTAG
- a CDS encoding response regulator transcription factor translates to MYKILIADDHPLFREAIHNVISDGFPGSEVMETADLDSALALTQDHDDLDLILLDLNMPGMHGLNGLINLRNEAPTIPVVIVSAEQDKQIVLQAITYGAVGFITKSSPRQQMTEAIQQILNGNVYLPPDIIRTQKSGTHRRLNENPGFAPELLQALTRKQLLVLERMTKGESNKQIAYTLEIAETTVKAHVSAILRKLNVHNRVQAILSAGDIDFGSYLRR, encoded by the coding sequence ATGTACAAAATCCTGATTGCCGACGATCACCCACTGTTTCGCGAAGCGATCCACAACGTCATCAGCGATGGTTTCCCCGGCAGTGAAGTGATGGAAACCGCTGACTTGGACAGTGCCCTGGCGTTGACCCAGGACCACGACGACCTCGACCTGATCCTGCTCGACCTGAACATGCCCGGCATGCACGGCCTCAACGGCCTGATCAACCTGCGCAACGAAGCGCCGACCATCCCAGTGGTGATCGTCTCGGCCGAGCAGGACAAGCAGATCGTGCTGCAAGCCATCACCTATGGCGCCGTGGGGTTCATCACCAAGTCCTCGCCGCGCCAGCAGATGACCGAGGCGATCCAGCAGATTCTCAACGGCAATGTGTACCTGCCGCCGGACATCATCCGCACGCAGAAAAGCGGCACCCACCGACGCCTGAACGAAAACCCCGGCTTCGCCCCCGAACTGCTGCAGGCGCTGACGCGCAAGCAGTTGCTGGTGCTGGAACGGATGACCAAGGGCGAGTCGAACAAACAGATCGCCTACACCCTGGAGATCGCCGAAACCACGGTGAAGGCCCATGTGTCGGCGATCCTGCGCAAATTGAATGTGCACAACCGGGTGCAAGCGATCCTCAGCGCCGGGGATATCGACTTCGGCTCATACCTGCGCCGCTGA
- a CDS encoding PQQ-dependent catabolism-associated CXXCW motif protein, with product MLHARLPLLALLCLFAFNTQADTPLFSADGYRISLYRSPTPDHLQGATIVDTPALQTLLTQTPAPVLIDVYRRQWLQGRFIEDQPHANLPGSHWLANTGDGDLTPEWQSYFVRHLYTYSGGNLARPLVFYCRADCWLSWNAVKRAASLGYTSVYWYRDGLDAWEAAKLPVSVAQPEPFE from the coding sequence ATGCTGCACGCCCGACTGCCCCTGCTGGCACTGCTGTGTCTGTTCGCCTTCAATACCCAGGCCGATACGCCGTTATTTTCCGCCGACGGCTACCGCATCAGCCTGTACCGCAGCCCCACGCCCGATCATCTGCAGGGCGCGACCATCGTCGACACCCCGGCCCTGCAAACCTTGCTGACCCAAACCCCGGCCCCGGTGCTGATCGACGTGTACCGCCGCCAGTGGCTGCAAGGCCGCTTCATCGAAGACCAGCCCCACGCCAACCTGCCCGGCAGCCACTGGCTGGCCAACACCGGCGACGGCGACCTCACGCCCGAATGGCAAAGCTATTTCGTGCGCCACCTGTACACCTACAGCGGCGGCAACCTCGCCCGACCGTTGGTCTTCTATTGCCGCGCCGATTGCTGGTTGAGTTGGAACGCGGTAAAACGTGCCGCCAGCCTGGGCTATACCTCTGTGTACTGGTATCGCGACGGTCTGGATGCGTGGGAAGCGGCAAAGCTGCCGGTGTCGGTCGCCCAACCCGAGCCATTTGAATAA
- a CDS encoding HAMP domain-containing methyl-accepting chemotaxis protein — protein MTLIKVDKVYSSTVDIETNWLPSIRLGGEIDAAFYKLRLDLRRFVMEIPRHDPASIEKLKSVRADALEIAERYAPLVSSPEEQAKYNEVLGGIKNYSQKMDEFLAQASTMSDEQMSTYLRDVNGPIALEVQRVISELIALNSRGSSEAVQVASDEYHAARLFTWILMIGSLLVGIVITRLFTRSIIKPVHELLVSTGKIADGDLRVDIAVNGNDELTELQRSTAAMQMSLKSTLQNISHASGQLASAAEEMSAITRESSAGIERQSMETDQAATAVNEMTAAVEEVARNAISASQSTQDSQRSAKIGQERVAQTIASIEKLSTTVQQTGVEVEGLAKQAQDIARVVEVIRSIAEQTNLLALNAAIEAARAGEQGRGFAVVADEVRALAHRTQTSTQEIEHMIAKIQSCSSEAVSSMELNRNDAVDSLKIAHEAGAALVQITEAIADINDRNLLIATASEEQAHVARSVDQNLISIRDLSVQSSSAANQTSVASHELSTLAVDLKQIVAKFSVN, from the coding sequence ATGACGCTGATCAAAGTCGACAAAGTCTATTCTTCGACGGTCGATATAGAAACCAACTGGCTCCCCAGTATTCGCCTGGGCGGCGAGATAGATGCAGCTTTTTATAAACTGCGTCTTGATCTGCGTCGGTTTGTCATGGAAATACCCCGTCATGACCCTGCGTCCATCGAAAAGCTCAAGAGCGTGCGCGCAGACGCGCTCGAAATTGCCGAGCGCTATGCGCCGCTAGTGTCGAGCCCCGAGGAACAAGCTAAATACAACGAAGTATTGGGCGGCATAAAGAACTACAGCCAGAAGATGGATGAGTTTCTCGCACAAGCCTCCACCATGTCCGATGAACAGATGTCCACGTACTTGCGTGATGTCAACGGGCCGATTGCCCTTGAGGTACAGCGCGTCATCAGTGAGTTGATCGCATTGAATTCGCGAGGCTCCAGCGAGGCGGTGCAAGTGGCGTCCGACGAATATCATGCGGCACGCTTGTTCACGTGGATATTGATGATTGGCTCATTGCTGGTCGGCATTGTGATCACCCGCCTGTTTACCCGCAGCATCATTAAACCGGTCCATGAGTTGTTGGTATCGACCGGCAAGATTGCCGATGGCGATTTGCGCGTGGACATTGCCGTCAATGGCAATGATGAATTGACCGAATTGCAACGCTCTACCGCCGCCATGCAGATGAGCCTGAAAAGCACCCTGCAGAATATTTCCCATGCGTCCGGGCAATTGGCCTCGGCGGCCGAAGAGATGAGTGCTATCACCCGCGAGTCCAGCGCTGGCATCGAGCGCCAGAGCATGGAGACGGACCAGGCCGCCACGGCGGTCAACGAGATGACCGCGGCGGTGGAAGAGGTGGCCCGTAATGCGATCTCGGCCTCCCAGTCGACGCAAGACTCTCAGCGCTCGGCCAAGATCGGCCAGGAACGCGTGGCTCAAACCATTGCCTCCATCGAGAAGCTCAGCACCACGGTGCAGCAGACCGGTGTGGAAGTCGAAGGCCTGGCCAAGCAGGCCCAGGACATCGCACGGGTGGTGGAGGTGATCCGCTCCATTGCCGAACAGACCAACCTGCTGGCGTTGAACGCCGCCATCGAAGCAGCGCGGGCCGGCGAGCAAGGGCGCGGGTTTGCGGTTGTGGCCGACGAGGTCCGCGCGCTGGCCCATCGGACGCAAACCTCGACCCAGGAAATCGAGCACATGATTGCGAAAATCCAGAGCTGTTCCAGCGAGGCGGTGTCCTCCATGGAGCTCAATCGCAACGATGCGGTGGACTCGTTGAAAATCGCCCATGAGGCCGGTGCGGCCCTGGTCCAGATCACCGAAGCCATCGCGGATATCAACGACAGGAACCTGTTGATCGCCACGGCCTCCGAGGAGCAGGCCCACGTTGCGCGTTCGGTGGACCAGAACCTGATCAGCATTCGCGACTTGTCTGTCCAGAGTTCTTCGGCCGCCAACCAGACTTCGGTTGCCAGCCATGAGTTGTCAACGCTGGCGGTCGATCTCAAGCAGATCGTTGCGAAGTTCTCCGTCAACTGA
- the nosP gene encoding nitric oxide-sensing protein NosP, translated as MHNSEGVVSAMSQATDPGQAAEELARQLLHPYLGFVLFFCSASYDLEALGHALQQCFGKVRVVGCTSAGEITPQGYGRNCVTAMGFNHAHFSIATELIDQVEHFSLIDAQQMVERLVGGCRSNTLAPIKGNTFALTLLDGLSSREEMVLAALSAALGDIPHFGGSAGDDNFLTHTHVYFNGAFHSGAAVVVMVNTWLDFEVFTTHHILPRTEKLVVTGADSPSRRVFELNAEPAAEEYARHIGVPVADLDHRIFAAHPLAVRIHDQYYVRAIQQVHDDLSLSFYCAVENGIVLTVMKPGPILPNLQTLFDGLQTRLGDLLLTIGCDCFLRRLELEDSDNLEPIGRYLRDQRVLGFNTYGEQFNGMHINQTFTGVAIARGRR; from the coding sequence ATGCACAACAGTGAAGGCGTAGTCAGTGCCATGTCCCAGGCCACCGATCCCGGGCAGGCCGCCGAGGAACTGGCCCGTCAACTGCTGCATCCGTACCTGGGCTTTGTGCTGTTCTTCTGCTCGGCGTCCTACGACCTGGAAGCGCTGGGCCACGCCCTGCAACAGTGCTTCGGCAAGGTACGCGTGGTGGGTTGCACCAGCGCCGGCGAGATCACCCCCCAGGGTTATGGGCGCAATTGCGTGACCGCGATGGGCTTTAACCATGCGCACTTTTCCATTGCCACCGAATTGATCGACCAGGTGGAACACTTCAGCCTGATCGACGCCCAGCAGATGGTCGAACGCCTGGTGGGCGGCTGTCGCAGCAATACCCTGGCGCCGATCAAGGGCAACACCTTCGCCCTGACCTTGCTCGACGGCCTGTCCAGCCGTGAAGAAATGGTGCTCGCTGCCCTCAGCGCGGCCCTGGGCGATATTCCGCATTTCGGCGGATCGGCCGGCGACGACAACTTCCTCACCCATACCCATGTGTACTTCAACGGCGCATTCCACAGCGGCGCGGCGGTGGTGGTGATGGTCAATACCTGGCTGGATTTCGAGGTGTTCACCACCCATCACATCCTGCCGCGCACGGAAAAACTGGTGGTGACCGGTGCCGACAGCCCCTCGCGCCGGGTCTTCGAGCTCAATGCGGAACCGGCCGCCGAGGAATACGCGCGGCATATCGGCGTGCCCGTGGCCGACCTCGACCACCGCATCTTCGCCGCCCACCCGCTGGCGGTGCGTATCCACGACCAGTATTACGTGCGGGCCATCCAGCAGGTGCACGACGACCTGAGCCTGAGTTTCTACTGCGCGGTGGAAAACGGCATCGTGCTCACCGTGATGAAACCGGGGCCGATCCTGCCGAACCTGCAAACCCTGTTCGATGGCCTGCAAACCCGCCTTGGCGACCTGCTGCTGACCATCGGCTGCGACTGCTTCCTGCGGCGCCTGGAACTGGAAGACAGCGATAACCTGGAACCGATCGGCCGTTACCTGCGTGACCAGCGGGTGCTGGGCTTCAATACCTACGGAGAACAGTTCAATGGCATGCACATCAACCAGACCTTTACCGGGGTCGCCATTGCCCGAGGCCGACGTTGA